The nucleotide window aatacactccccacccccttctaaccaactacaaatcacatgactccaagaatgagcaaatccataaggataacctgttagtttttgaatttatgctgagaagcaattagatcaatatacaatatgtagatgtgcgaccatgtctgtttcttctacctgaattcaaatccataaggatataaacatggaagaatacttccgccccattctggactattttctatacatgatcttggtaagacattaagacaaatagcagagttttatgatctctctagactatattttaggaggaagaacttgaaacaagcttcctgtgtgggaaatttacttataacacttagtttggcgagTAGAAATTCTATCAATATGTCGAAGCAATTATTTAaagctttgatagattatgagtcctgattcttctgcaggtagaatgaagtctcacaataacctaaaactataatctcaatatggagataattaattaattattttattaaattaatttattcatcaatctaaatggtataattccatcacCATTATCCCAATTAGCCTTAATTAaacggaataccatttttgtgtctcttaccaagtctatgtaagaacctcgcttCTGGTCCTAGGTAAATTGAACGGTCTATCTCATCATTATGGATAGCCATTGGTTCGGTACCACGTGATCAGTCCGGCTTACTGGGATCTCACCTGGCttttcatggcttccatcttgtggacctctttcaGTGGAAGACCTCTTTGTCTTTGTATGTCTAAGTCTTTCCTCTAGGTGTGTTCCTTTCTTTGGGTGTCTTTGTCTTCTCTCCCGTCCACTGTCTACAGCACAGTCTACAGTCCCTAACAtctaccagactttttaattagttagacacaccctcctaaattggaattccccaatgaatgtaggttgggcgtgtacatatggtaatgactatgacatcactataatacccagaatgcattaagcatatcacccataatgcctttcctgttggtgtaatgtcaactacccatacgCTAGGGGGTGTTATTGCCTAAGAAATTAGCATCATTactattaagggttaactgtcaataactggtcttaaacccacattccacacttgacgtatggagccataattaacaaacagggattatttttgacatataagtaattaaaacctggattctcatagacatcttgggaactacctagacatccaaatttattggaGAGATAACAATACCATGGAGGTCTCTTTCACACAGACGTGTGAATCTCCCTGTCTGTCTAGTCTAGGTAATTGATTGTAAGTTACAATAACACTGAGCAATGCTCCCTATGAGAATCATATataagataatagatatatactgatgtattttacaatactaacagtatatgacaatatcatatgtcctactgattaccatatatattatatggtaAAGAACTCATTTTCGTTCGGATGAGACATAATTATTTCACAGTTTCTCTCAACTCCCTTTCTCTCCTTTCACCCCCCTTTGCCTTGGCTGAATTGTAGTAGTGTCGTCTAGAGAGTGTAACTAGTCCCCTAATCTGTCTGTtttatctaaacagccataaatatctaaagagacaacAAGTATTCTCTCAGACTGGCACTTTTTGTAGAGATGTAACTTTAGAATTGTGGCCTACTTAGATTATACgcaaaatggccgacatcatgctattaaacatattaaacatagtgattcatttttggggcataGAATTATCACAAcactattatatgtttatattgttatattggacgtattatatgtttatattgttatattggatgtattatatgtttatattgttatattggatgtattatatgtatatattgttatattggacgtattatatgtttgtattgttatattggacgtattatatgtttatattgttatattggacatataatggggagatttgtcaaaacctgtctagaggaaaagttgctgagttgcccatagcaaccaatcagatcgcttctttcatttttgaaactgcctctgaaaaaaaatgaaagcagcgatctgattggttgctatgggcaactaaacaacttttcctctgaacaggttttgattaatctcccccattatatgtttatattgttatattggatgtattatatgtttatattgttatattggatgtattatatgtttatattgttatactggacgtattatatgtttatattgttatattggacgtattatatgtatatattgttatattggacgtcTTATAtgaatattgttatattggacgtattatatgttatattgttatattggatgtattatatgtttatattgttatattggatgtattatatgtttatattggacgtattatatgtttatattgttatattggacgtattatatgtttatattgttatattggacgtattatatgtttatattgttatattggacgtattatatgtttatattgttatactggacgtattatatgtttatattgttatattggacgtcTTTTAtgaatattgttatattggatgtattatatgtttatattgttatattggacgtattatatgtttatattgttatattggatgtattatatgtttatattgttatattggacgtattatatgtttatattgttatattggatgtattatatgtttatattggatgtattatatgtttatattgttatattggacgtattatatgtttatattgttatattggacgtcTTATAtgcttatattgttatattggtcgtattatatgtttatattgttatattggacgcattatatatatatattgttatattggacgtcTTATAtgcttatattgttatattggatgtattatatgtatatattgttatattggatgtattatatgtttatattgttatattggacgcattatatgtttatattgttatattggatgtattatatatttatattggacgtattatatgtttatattgttatattggacgtattatatgtttatattgttatattggacgtattatatgtttatattgttatactgGACGTATTATAtgcttatattgttatattggacgtcTTTTAtgaatattgttatattggatgtattatatgtttatattgttatattggacgtattatatgtttatattgttatattggatgtattatatgtttatattgttatattggacgtattatatgtttatattgttatattggatgtattatatgtttatattggatgtattatatgtttatattgttatattggacgtattatatgtttatattgttatattggacgtcTTATAtgcttatattgttatattggtcgtattatatgtttatattgttatattggacgcattatatatatatattgttatattggacgtcTTATAtgcttatattgttatattggacatatatatttatattgttatattggacgtattatatgtttatattggacgtattatatgtttatattgttatattggatgtattatatgtttatattggacgtattatatgtttatattgttatattggacgtattatatgtttttattgttaTACTGGacatattatatgtttatattgttatattgtatgtattatatgtttatattgtatgtattatatgtttatattgttatattggacgtattatatgtttatattgttatattggacgtcTTATAtgcttatattgttatattggtcgtattatatgtttatattgttatattggacgcattatatatatatattgttatattggacgtcTTATAtgcttatattgttatattggacatatatatttatattgttatattggacgtattatatgtttatattgttatattggacgtcTTATAtgcttatattgttatattggtcgtattatatgtttatattgttatattggacgcattatatatatatattgttatattggacgtcTTATAtgcttatattgttatattggacatatatatttatattgttatattggacgtattatatgtttatattggacgtattatatgtttatattgttatattggatgtattatatgtttatattggacgtattatatgtttatattgttatattggacgtattatatgtttatattgttatattggacgtattatatgtttatattgtacgctttatatgtttatattggacatatatgtttatattggacgtattatatatttatattgttatattggatgtattatatatttatattgttatattggatgtattatatgtatatattgttatattggacgtattatatgcttatattgttatattggatgtattatatgtatatattgttatattggatgtattatatgtatatattgttatattggacgtattatatgcttatattgttatattggatgtattatatgtatatattgttatattggatgtattatatgtttatattgttatattagatgtattatatgtttatattgttatattagaTGTATTATATGCTTATATagttatattggatgtattatacagtcatggccataaatgttggtacccctgaaatttttctggaaacttaagtatttctcacaggaaagtattgcagtaacacatgttttgctattcacatgtttattccctttgtgtgtattagaactaaaccaaaaaagggaggaaaaaacagcaaattgaactccaaaaatggtctggacaaaatgattggcaccctttcaaatttggaaaaataagattgtttccagcatgtgatgctcctttaaattcacctgggaccagtaacaggtgtgggcaatataaaaatcacacctgaaagcagataaaaaggagagaagttcacttagtctttgcattgtgtgtctgtgtcacactaagcatggacaacagaaagagaagagaactgtctgaggacttgagaaccaaaattgtggaaaaatatcaacaatctcaaggttacaagtccatctccagagatctagattcgcctttgcccacagtgcgcaacattatcaagaagtttacaacccattgcactgtagctaatctccctgggtgtggacagaagagaaaaattgatgaaaggtgtcaacgcaggatagtccggatggtggataagcagccccaaacaagttccaaagatattcaagctgtcctgcaggctcagggagcatcagtgtcagcgcaaactatccgtcgacatttaaatgaaacgctatggaggagacccaggaggacccccactatggaggagacccaggaggaccccactatggcaggagagccaggaggaccccactatggaggagacccaggaggaccccacttctgacacagagacataaaaaagcaagaccacattttgccaaaatgaacttgagtaaccaaaatccttctgggaaaacgtcttgtggacagatgagaccaagatagagctctttggtaaagcacatgattctactgtttaccgaaaatggaatgaggcctacaaagaaaagaacacagtacctacagtgaaatatggtggaggtcagtgatgttttgggttgttttgctgcctctggcactgaggGCCTTGAATgggtacaaggcatcatgaaatttgaggattaccaacggattttgggtaacACTGTACaggccagtgtcagaaagctgggtttgcgtccgagatcttgtcttccagcaggataatgaccccaaacatacggcatagagcacccagaaatggatggcaacaaagcgctggagagttctgaagtgtcagcaatgagtccagatctaaatcccattgatcacctgtggagagatcttacaattactgttgggaaaaggagccttccaataagagagacctggagcattttgcaaaggaagagtggtccaacattccggctgagaggtgtaagaagcttattgatggttataggaagagtggtccaaaattccggctgaggtgtaagaagcttattgatggttataggaagccactgatttgtaatttttttttgcaaagggtgtgcaaccacatATTAAGTAcagggtgcaaataattttgtccagcccatgttttgagtttggtgacattatgtccaatttgctttttatcctccctttttttttgtttagttctaatacacacaaagggaataaacatgcgtatagcaaaacatatgttactgcaatccttttctgtgagaaatacttaattttctcgaaaaattacaggggtgcaaacatttacagccatgacatattatatatatatatgtaagtatTACTGTCaactatcctatgtacatggttaatatatagatgtgctctgaattggcttctcccctgtgtgagttttttgatgctgAAGAAGACCTGATTTCCGAGAAAAACAtctcccacattctaaacatgaaaatggcttctcttttgtgtgagttctttgatgtacagcaAGAATTGATTTCaggataaaacatttcccacattctgagcatgaaaatggcttctcccctgtgtgagttctttgatgtccgaTAAGACTTaatttccgagtaaaacatttcccacattgtaaacatgaaaatggcttctcccctgtgtgcatTCTTTTATGTTGGACAAGATATGAtttatcagtaaaacatttctcacattctgcacatgaaaatggcttctctcttgtgtgagttctttgatgtttaacaagatctgatttctgggcaaaacatctcccacattctgaacatgaatatggtttctctcctttgtgagttctctgatgtacaacaagacctgatttaaaagtaaaacatttcccacattctgaacatgaatatggcttctcccctgtgtgagttctttgatgtacaacaaggtctgatttctgagtaaaacatttcccacatactgaacatgaaaatggcttctctcctgtgtgaattctttgatgttgaacaagacctgatttaaaagtaaaacatttcccacattctgagcatgaatatgatttctttcctgtatgatctctttcatgtccaacaccccttctatgacttttattttgctgaacatcctgtgatgaatgagaagacaggacctgtatataaggatgagatgacagatcttggctgtgaagggctgagggtgtatctgggataatggaatgttcttcatatgtatcttgtgtgatatcatcatctgctttataatctgaagatataagattctcctctgatctcctgctacaagaatctgcagagaataacacagattttattatcagtattaaccccttaacgacccaggaaatttaagcttttgtgttttctttttccccctcctctcctcatagccataactcttttatttttccatctacactgGGTTTGAGAGCTTTTATTTTGTGGGACCGATCTTATATTGTATTACCTGTACATTAATATATAAGTCCGGTCCATACGATCACAGCGATATCTAATTTGCATAGTTTTTGTTACTGTCACAGAACTAGAGACTATAACCAAAGTATCAGACTAAATCAGGATCACAGAAAgacactaaaatataacttttaattatcATCACTAAAacaacaaaatcaaagaaaaccaCCCAAAAATTGTAAATGTTAATCCAAAACAAACTTTAAGggattctccggtgcttaaacatcttatcccctatccaaaggataggggataagatgcctgatcgcgggagtcctgctgctggggacccccgggatcatgcacgcggcaccccatttgtaatcagtgcccgaagcgtgttcgctccgggactgattaccggcgactacagggcgggtggcgtgtgacgtcacgcctgcgccggcgtgtggcgtcacgctccgccccgcaatgcaagcctacgggagggggcgtgatagctatcatgccccctcccgtaggcttgcattgaggggcggagcgtgacgtcacacagtgaTATAAATGATTACTCAGAGAACAGCAGTATCTTGTACTTGCTTAGGATAGCTCCAACCAATCTGGAGACTTGTCAGGTCTGGGATCTTACAGATAAAAAGCTAAAGGCAAGATGGGGGATAAGGGGATGGGGACAGGGGGGATGGGCCTAGGGATCAAATGGCCTATGGGTGTGTGGCCGTTACCTATATACCCTATAACTCAGGGCCCTGATACTACCCCTGACCCTAGGCGGAGTGAACGTCCTGATAAGGAACCTACCCCTAGTTGCCTCCACTCTCCCTGAATAAACACACGCAGGAGGCTGACTATCTCACTATATGATGCTATCTAGATAAATGGataggagaaggaaaggattgaCCTATGGTCACAATACCAAATTAAATCGTGGTTATGAAGTCCGGTAGTGACCTGTGTGGTGACTCCTTCCTGGTCTAAGATTATTGCTGCAATCTAGAGCAGTTAGCAGCAAAAAATCATGATACTAGTATGTATAAGATAGATGGAATGATGTCAAGATGATCAATCTGACTATCCAGCAGCATCATACTATTCGCCATCCTACCATCACAATGCCATCCGTTGCCCCCCATTGTCCCCTGATGACcagggcaagaaacgcgttgtgACTTCTTTGAATTCAGAGACTTGCCAGGTTTTGGGTCTAAAGCTAAGTATTTCTTGACAACCCCTACAAGCTCTATCTCCCATACATTTTGGTGGGCTGAGATTGTCTATATTTGGCTGTATTTTAGGAGTCTGGTTAATTTTGGCTTCTTCTGTCAGCTCTCTATATAGATGTACATTTTGTCTCCATCTGATAGACTGAAACCGAGTGATAGGTTTATATCCTTGTTTTTTATAACATCTCTTTACAGCAGCCATAGAATTATCAAACCTGTTACACTTTTTCGTTTGATATATGTGTATACCATCTTTTTTAGATTGTAGCAGGTGGCTAagttaatataccgtatttttcgccatataagacgcactttttcttccccaaaactgggggggggggggggggaaagttggtgcgtcttatatggtgaatacacacacctatcgggtcggtccctgcggccatcatcggccgggacctgcggctaatacaggacatcaccgatcgcgatcaaagctgaccgccgcgtctgaagccaaagtgacactaacccggctgctcagtcgggctgttcgggaccgccgcggtgaaattgcggtgtcccgaacagcttacaggacaccgggagggaccttacctgcctcctcggtgtctgctccgtgccgggatcccctgcatggttggCGCTCTCCTtctacgtcatcacgtcgtcgcgcacgccttcctgtcatccaataggagcggcgtgcgtggcgacgtgatggagagcgtggatcccggggaaaaagacgtccggagcgtcggggacaccacggggacgtggcgacagcgatggagcgacatccatggcatcggtgacgggtccggaggggGAAACAGAtcagtactacctcctataccagtggtcttcaacctgcggacctccagatgttgcaaaactacaactcccagcatgcccggacagccaacggctgtatggTTACATGCTGCAGCCCCTTGACTTAGTCCGTTCAGTTGGTACACACCCTGACGGTCTACTTTTGATTGACTCCTATGTCAATACCTCCTCTGATGACACTGCCGTAACAGgcgatagaaacgcgttgggagactCAGTCGCCATCATTGGATGACTGAAGGAGTAACTATTTGCTGGGTGACCCCAAGTGATTTGTCACATCAGCTTGATTGTGCTTTGATGTAGCACACTTTTTTTCATGGTTGGATGTGCTTGAATTATACTATAGCACTCCTAGCTTGGATATAATTATATTTGCTTTTAGCAGTTATAATTTGGATCAAAGATTATCGAGTACATGCACGGAACGGCACTGATTGTACTTTCTACTTTTATTGAGTATatattaaaagtgatgttttaagccacctctattca belongs to Hyla sarda isolate aHylSar1 chromosome 1 unlocalized genomic scaffold, aHylSar1.hap1 SUPER_1_unloc_2, whole genome shotgun sequence and includes:
- the LOC130298063 gene encoding oocyte zinc finger protein XlCOF7.1-like, which gives rise to MDEQKIRELINKMMELLTGEGEDLNNIKAPETDVSGDEQYKEDIPTGKDLNYINALNIVVKEEEETDVSGDEQYKEDIPTGKDLIYRNTTDIKEEEETDVSGDEQYKEDIPTGTCPDSCSRRSEENLISSDYKADDDITQDTYEEHSIIPDTPSALHSQDLSSHPYIQVLSSHSSQDVQQNKSHRRGVGHERDHTGKKSYSCSECGKCFTFKSGLVQHQRIHTGEKPFSCSVCGKCFTQKSDLVVHQRTHTGEKPYSCSECGKCFTFKSGLVVHQRTHKGEKPYSCSECGRCFAQKSDLVKHQRTHTREKPFSCAECEKCFTDKSYLVQHKRMHTGEKPFSCLQCGKCFTRKLSLIGHQRTHTGEKPFSCSECGKCFILKSILAVHQRTHTKEKPFSCLECGRCFSRKSGLLQHQKTHTGEKPIQSTSIY